A single window of Plasmodium reichenowi strain SY57 chromosome 14, whole genome shotgun sequence DNA harbors:
- a CDS encoding hypothetical protein (conserved Plasmodium protein, unknown function), translating to HNFTNYHEDVKRKKYVYYNDMNKKETKNIKYIDNNIKPLYHIWNKKNYTTDCDKKKKKKEYNKKGKDVLHNFVIEKRGNIENCKKIIINNNNNNINESFVKSYNNKKKHKKKCKSMSNICDVKNNGDNVIDYKKMCTTFKNFKHIKKKNILRKKQEYICDNVINKYNNSGEHYLNITTSNESVKSLKSNSAYIFKYKNSYIPNSLLIKNQINNIKENKKNKNINPSFKQDILCKSEDINLYVHKYQYLVLKKRKRKRKFIHVKSIIEQKGDRRKCIHMFKKWIHEKNVKLSNSIINDHFNKNIKYYINNKSPSKLNKNEVNWIIDNDIYMNSTECSDKREDIMLTSHNISSNDNNGYIPDEEIHIDNANTSREEVTHIDIINNKEQNICSNSDIKGNLHNSDTNDMNDTHMLNNNISINLLNNEENIEDINNMMKSFNDSFLKMNNENNKNLNDNNGNMIVCTNIDIEEQNNIQKDNIKSQSDISYTIYSQQDEKKDGTLSNNYTNNYTNNYTNNCLNSYTDLENKNMPCSNNDKIYKDVLSFYNMYKDKVKFLLLEECNYLKELRNVIEENSKNMSENHNNNISKNEYYSNSIFEKNQSLFDELIKTLKCNKMSDNNTHNNLFDMNRNSENEKNMKKNIIESNKNDLINFYKDPINFLFICNQTEKRIKEIERILNINDNYNHNGKVDNINDEYNMEKTKNIFEKKETNCNKDENKKNLCKENNFLCNNNNYNNDFINTINSSQLNQNKIEEINFRSKDPFISVFNFNSLILANTIRDIQKEKNDSLNKKKKTNKYIKVRKNKYFKSSHLYTIYIQNNFDYLYKKNSSIYYIINLKSVDMMCHNVDIRYIVLNNIRRKNFTYSFPIIKRNYYIKRHLNCNNKINPKRKKYIFLFKYNKYFYKMLENNREERNLIRMKYKCTPESIMIPISDKDNFLNSKLCDNNLKYVHNTTINKFNDLMNKEEKNMVYFPSIDNMKKEKNIDIIYGNMKNVLYRQEDDKNVYMHVHNNNNNNNNIHLNNNSQYIKSNIFEKNDSDLLTSNILNNNSMYQEEDDNNLLRKNTLNHSYNSIKSLDIKNDIKLEENNNDIKIKEMKINYNKPCIVHVKKKNDIPKHTENNKINMENKNMLSNNKEYITNSIKCEHSNNYYNNIINNEKYKYHTNNNIYSLNMDNTCDDYSSIYLQKDEKNKNGLNGNKKKKEYFFNLYESNYNPFHSKDKVRSMYKLNNSYDNIVNTLCSSVGGGESFHISNNKNYMFNKNKSNNMIKTSEHININSQRNKYKSKIINQKNSNEHFTKNDMIHNLNIREKTYPYDDTNILENKNFDNINKLRNKRNTAYKKKDDLFFNNDINKKIITNVNDRDYVNVTFEETKNEANLINNKKLQNNNFNTNSIYKCVMKNINEDNLFLYNNKISSDLNIDSKFLYSNNITSDNNKTENERHVDNYNFIKKEGKNNYSYVKPIMNTLINNNINNKSKIFIKEEDILGKNKKENFKLCESNKNSFYFSNENMNSNKLLNVETNKDYNIKALSYNINRNINQKKLNESQRYDSSFNTNNEEGNFIDNENIHYNENWECNYKDELKTNCGNSIKNNNEYLDNYYINSLLSHSFNIYENKSIYDEGSLLNGLSSSIMDTDNLDEIIQKIRTLKTINERNNNYISCLYCDKYLFKLDNYHEDFFFVCSNKEDLRKEKYTCSICKHKLRVLNKYKNDNVQKYINIVGNDSIKESSTNMIIKNMDNNIKVKRDTMNENYREDEYMKHNNAHDINYVNNSNYNDGERNYEENHSNYTKGDDKIIQSNMIYLNKDFQDGFSYNVDKKKSIYSRKKNFCDFKELNNFGTKNLYSDIFKVPKGCNKSSTYTSHKSNIFDEKNELSNSNYYDNNYANDIYYICNNKSNNDMNRTFNHIHKNYKSYSDDEINKIYNKNDHMVKFDKSFSLDMCLLKLRRKNLRQNFIRNGRLHNNNKKKNSLYDSNCSSLIIDRITNVNVTNMNTYEKEKSIYNINIKEINKNKNITCERNFLNRTIENTGKCYNHINHYISENNNNNNNNNIFENQIEKNYMLNEDKYKGVDNKHVTNLNIENMYLKEEKKKQIKEIRTSNNESYPLINQKHNFFKSLLINGDKNMLNISNDENNCFKKYYSTYIN from the coding sequence GCATAATTTTACAAATTATCATGAAGACGTcaaaagaaagaaatatgtatattataatgatatgaataaaaaagaaacgaaaaacataaaatatatagataataatataaaacctttatatcatatatggaataaaaaaaattatactACAGATtgtgataaaaaaaaaaaaaaaaaggaatacaataaaaaaggaaaagatGTACTACATAATTTTGTTATCGAAAAAAGAGGTAATATTGAAAATTgtaagaaaataattataaataataataataataatataaatgaaagTTTTGTAAAGTcatataacaataaaaaaaaacataaaaagaaatgtaAAAGTATGAGCAACATATGTgatgtaaaaaataatggaGACAATGTTATagattataaaaaaatgtgtactacttttaaaaatttcaaacatataaagaagaaaaatattctaAGAAAAAAGcaagaatatatatgtgataatgtaattaacaaatataataattcaggtgaacattatttaaatattacaaCGTCAAATGAATCAGTCAAAAGTTTAAAGAGTAACAGTgcttatatttttaaatataaaaatagttatatacctaattcattattaataaaaaatcaaattaataatataaaggaaaataaaaaaaataaaaatattaatcCTTCATTTAAACAAGATATATTGTGTAAATCAGAAGATATAAATTTGTATGTTCATAAATATCAATATCTAGttttgaaaaaaagaaaaagaaaaagaaaattcATACACGTAAAGAGTATTATAGAGCAAAAGGGGGATAGACGCAaatgtatacatatgtttaaaaaatggatacatgaaaaaaatgtaaaattaaGTAATAGTATAATCAATGATCAttttaataagaatataaaatattatataaataataaatctCCCAGTAAacttaataaaaatgagGTAAATTGGATAATCgataatgatatatatatgaacagCACAGAATGTAGTGATAAAAGGGAAGACATAATGTTAACATCtcataatatatcatcaaatgataataatggtTATATACCTGATGAAGAAATACATATTGATAACGCAAACACAAGCAGAGAAGAAGTTACGCATATcgatataataaataataaagaacaaaatatatgttcaAATTCTGATATTAAGGGAAACTTGCATAACTCTGATACAAATGATATGAATGATACTCATATGttaaataacaatatatcAATTAATTTATTGAATAATGAGGAAAATATTGAAGATATAAACAACATGATGAAATCATTTAAtgattcttttttaaaaatgaataatgaaaataataagaatttaaatgataataatggAAATATGATTGTGTGTACGAATATAGATATCgaagaacaaaataatatacaaaaggataatattaaaagtCAATCAGATATATCGTATACAATATATTCTCAGcaagatgaaaaaaaagatggAACACTTTcaaataattatacaaataattatacaaataattatacaaataattgTTTAAATAGTTACACTGATCTcgaaaataagaatatgCCTTGCTctaataatgataaaatatataaggaTGTATTATCGTTctataatatgtataagGATAAAGtaaaatttcttttattagaagaatgtaattatttaaaagaattaagAAATGTAATAGAAGAAAATTCGAAAAATATGTCAGAGAACcataacaataatatatcaaaaaatgaatattacAGTAATAGCATTTTTGAAAAGAATCAAAGTTTATTTGATGAATTAATAAAGACtttaaaatgtaataaaatgtcagataataatacacacaataatttatttgataTGAATAGAAATTCAGAAAACGAAAAGaacatgaaaaaaaatatcatagaaagtaataaaaatgatctaattaatttttataaggATCCAATaaatttcttatttatatgtaatcAAACTGAAAAGAgaataaaagaaattgaAAGGATtctaaatataaatgataattataatcataatgGTAAGGtagataatattaatgatgaatataatatggaaaagacaaagaatatatttgaaaaaaagGAAACGAATTGTAATAAAGAtgagaataaaaaaaatctatgtaaagaaaataattttttgtgtaataataataattataataatgattttataaatacTATAAACTCATCACAATTAAATCAGAATAAAAttgaagaaataaattttaGAAGTAAGGATCCTTTTATATCtgtatttaattttaattcattaatattagCAAATACAATAAGAGACATACAAAAGGAGAAGAATGATTCtcttaataaaaagaagaaaacaaataaatatattaaggttagaaaaaataaatatttcaagTCATCtcatttatatacaatatatatacaaaataattttgattatttatataaaaaaaactcctctatatattacataatcAATTTAAAAAGTGTAGATATGATGTGTCACAATGTTGATATTAGATATATagtattaaataatataagaaGAAAGAATTTCACATATTCGTTTCctataataaaaagaaactattatataaaaaggcatttaaattgtaataataaaattaatcctaaaagaaaaaagtatatatttctttttaagtataataaatatttttataaaatgttgGAGAATAATAGGGAGGAGAGGAATTTAATTCgtatgaaatataaatgtacaCCTGAGAGTATTATGATACCAATATCAGATAAGGATAATTTCTTAAATAGTAAATTatgtgataataatttgaagtatgtacataatacaactattaataaatttaacgatttaatgaataaggaagaaaaaaatatggtATATTTTCCATCAATagataatatgaaaaaagaaaaaaacattGACATCATATATggaaatatgaaaaatgtaTTGTATAGGCAAGAggatgataaaaatgtatatatgcatgtacataataataataataataataataatattcatttgAATAACAATTCTCAATATATTAAgtcaaatatttttgaaaaaaatgattcTGATTTACTCACATCCaacatattaaataataattcgATGTATCAAGAAgaagatgataataatcttttgagaaaaaatacattaaatcattcatataattCCATAAAATCATtggatataaaaaatgatattaaaTTAGAAGAAAATAACAATGACATAAAGATTaaagaaatgaaaataaattataataaacCATGTATTGTACacgtaaaaaaaaaaaatgatatacCAAAACACACagaaaataacaaaataaatatggaAAACAAAAACATGTTATCTAATAATAAGGAATACATAACAAATTCTATTAAATGTGAACATTCTAATAATTactataataatattataaataatgaaaagtataaatatcatacaaataataatatatatagtttaAATATGGACAATACATGTGACGATTATTcatcaatatatttacaaaaagatgaaaagaacaaaaatGGATTAAATggtaataaaaagaaaaaagaatatttctttaatttatatgaaagTAATTACAATCCTTTTCATAGTAAGGATAAAGTTAGGAGTATGTACAAACTTAATAATTcttatgataatattgTTAATACATTATGTAGTAGTGTAGGAGGAGGTGAAAGCTTCCATATatctaataataaaaattatatgttcaataaaaacaaatctaataatatgatCAAAACATCagaacatataaatataaatagtCAAAGAAATAAGTATAAATCCAAAATtataaatcaaaaaaattctAACGAAcattttacaaaaaatgatatgatacataatttaaatattcgGGAAAAAACGTATCCATATGATgatacaaatatattagaaaataaaaattttgataatataaacaaattaagaaataaaagaaatacagcatataaaaagaaagatgacttattttttaataatgatataaacaaaaaaattataacaaaTGTAAATGATCGTGACTATGTTAATGTAACATTTGAAGAAACCAAGAATGAAGctaatttaataaataataaaaaattacaaaataataattttaatactaattcaatatataaatgtgttatgaagaatataaatgaagataatttatttttatataataataaaatatcatccgatttaaatattgatagtaaattcttatattctaataatataacatctgataataataaaacagAAAATGAACGTCATGTAGacaattataattttataaaaaaagaagggaaaaataattattcttatGTTAAACCTATTATGAATAcattaattaataataatataaataataaaagtaaaatatttataaaggAAGAGGATATAttaggaaaaaataaaaaagaaaatttcAAGTTATGTgaatcaaataaaaattctttttatttttcgaatgaaaatatgaatagtAATAAATTGTTGAATGTTGAAACTAATAAGGATTACAACATAAAGGcattatcatataatattaatagaaatataaatcaaaaaaaattaaatgaatcGCAGAGATATGATTCAAGTTTTAATACTAATAATGAAGAGGGTAATTTTAttgataatgaaaatatacattataatgaaaattgGGAATGTAATTACAAGGATGaattaaaaacaaattgTGGAAATTcaataaagaataataatgaatatttggataattattatattaattctCTATTAAGTCActcttttaatatatatgaaaataaaagtatatatgATGAGGGTTCCCTTTTAAATGGTTTATCTAGTAGTATAATGGATACGGATAATTTAGATGagataatacaaaaaatacgtactttaaaaacaataaatgaaagaaataataattatatatcttGTTTATATTgtgataaatatttatttaaattagATAATTATCATgaagattttttttttgtttgttcaaataaagaagatttaagaaaagaaaagtaTACATGTTCTATTTGTAAACATAAATTAAGagtattaaataaatataaaaatgataatgtACAAAAGTACATAAATATTGTGGGAAATGATAGTATTAAGGAAAGTTCAACaaatatgattataaaaaatatggataaCAACATAAAGGTTAAAAGAGATACAATGAATGAGAATTATAGGGAAGACGAATATATGAAACATAATAATGCACACGATATTAATTATGttaataatagtaattataatgatggCGAGAGAaattatgaagaaaatcatagtaattatacaaaaggtgatgataaaattattcaatcaaatatgatttatttaaataaagaCTTCCAAGATGGTTTTTCTTATAATgtagataaaaaaaaaagcatatattcaagaaaaaaaaatttttgCGACTTTAAAGAATTGAATAATTTTGGTACcaaaaatttatatagtGATATCTTCAAAGTACCGAAAGGATGTAATAAAAGTAGTACTTACACATCTCataaaagtaatatatttgatgaaaaaaatgaactaagtaatagtaattattatgataataattacgcaaatgatatatattatatatgtaataataaatctaataatgatatgaaTAGAACATTTAAtcatatacataaaaattataaatcatatagtgatgatgaaataaacaaaatatataataaaaatgatcaCATGGTAAAATTTGATAAAAGTTTTTCTCTAGATATGTGTTTGTTAAAATTACGAAGAAAAAATCTTAGACAAAATTTTATTCGAAACGGACGATTacacaataataataaaaagaagaaCAGTTTGTATGATAGCAATTGCAGTAGTTTAATTATTGATCGAATAACTAATGTAAATGTAACAAATATGAATACTTatgaaaaggaaaaaagtatatataacataaatataaaagaaatcaacaaaaataaaaatataacatgtGAAAggaattttttaaatagaACAATTGAAAATACGGGAAAATgttataatcatataaatcattatatatcagaaaataataataataataataataataatatttttgagAATCAAATtgaaaagaattatatgttaaatGAAGACAAATATAAAGGGGTTGATAATAAACATGTGacaaatttaaatatagaaaatatgtatttgaaagaagaaaaaaaaaaacagataaaagaaataagaACATCAAATAATGAAAGTTATCctttaataaatcaaaaacataatttctttaagtcattattaattaatggagataaaaatatgttaaatatttcaaatgatgaaaataattgctttaaaaaatattattcaacatatattaattga
- a CDS encoding hypothetical protein (conserved Plasmodium protein, unknown function), with protein MLLLLNLRKYPIRTPFQKCNFNTSSSSLLSNEKLNKIKEFRKITNLSIAICKNILNKNDYNIVNSINYIFQNFNTNYEKKDKKLTEGFYCFTQHENVIGLTELNCYNDLISENIHFKELLINLCSNLTQYYINKKDIQREDHKKTQNDTFLHKNVIHNYMPLYYKSNNIINVDKKLENVIDINIFKEIYFNRSFKQLINYTSFILNDFIFFRKFFLIYNMDKLLSNRKNIHIIKKYYYHKEMNIGNFTLCKGFAFTFLFIESYKNLDEFTKLILEKLSYLICINILIYKSNRCSKGQKKFDIHSCLENKLCYLSKNDINDNNNNLNKENHVQNEEYVNDIMKKKIESFEILNQCFNDSNNKNFKFHNNITFIELIHLLENELHIKIFPKIIYSMINEDIVII; from the coding sequence ATGTTACTTCTTTTGAACTTACGTAAATACCCAATTAGAACACCTTTTCAAAAATGTAATTTTAATACTAGTTCTTCAAGCCTGTTATCTAAcgaaaaattaaataagaTTAAAGAATTTCGAAAGATAACTAATTTGTCAATCGCTATTTgtaaaaacattttaaataagaacgattataatattgtaaatagtataaattatatttttcaaaattttaatacgaattatgaaaaaaaagataaaaaattgACAGAAGGTTTTTATTGCTTTACACAACATGAAAATGTAATAGGCTTAACTGAATTAAATTGTTATAATGATTTAATATCggaaaatatacattttaaggaattattaattaaCTTATGTAGTAATTTAACgcaatattatataaataaaaaggatataCAAAGGGAAGATCATAAAAAAACACAAAATGACACttttttacataaaaatgtgattcataattatatgcctctatattataaatcaaataacattataaatgttgataaaaaattagaaaacGTAATcgatataaatatatttaaagaaatatacTTTAATAGATCATTTAAAcaattaattaattatacctcttttattttaaatgactttatcttttttagaaaattttttttgatatataatatggaTAAACTTCTATCAAACAGGAAGAacattcatataattaaaaaatactATTATCATAAAGAAATGAATATTGGAAATTTTACCTTGTGCAAAGGATTCgcatttacatttttatttattgaatCTTATAAAAACCTAGATGAATTTACCAAATTAAtattagaaaaattatCTTATCTTATAtgcataaatatattaatatataaatctaATCGTTGTTCAAAAGgccaaaaaaaatttgatATTCATTCATGTCTAGAAAATAAACTTTGTTATTTATCTAAAAATGAcataaatgataataataataatttaaataaagaaaatcatgtgcaaaatgaagaatatgttaatgatataatgaaaaaaaaaatagaatcATTCGAAATATTAAATCAATGTTTTAATgattcaaataataaaaacttcaaatttcataataatataacatttatagaattaattcatttattaGAAAACGAATTGCACATTAAAATTTTTCctaaaataatatactCTATGATTAATGAAGATATCgttatcatataa
- a CDS encoding TRAP-like protein — protein sequence MNFFSIFIILNFFMLSLTSSLGNGFLHSSITFSDDFCKGMNLHFLISAEEIDSKFFLNKMLLLILGGTSYMRYSKENYFSVSIYDKKLVYKNIKKIENIQGASYYEQLQSAFKKHIKHSARKTNLYESLKEYYEKYIIGNKNIKKTKNIIIIVKKFTSDDLSEYHEDLNRYIKEIRSKDVGIYFFSDDSIHSKNIILNISESGYNMEVQYPIAHFVSESYRSNDLFGVKKFCYQLLHGATCKSYNEWSEWSGPCEFERRQRIIPLKITNTESTSFRSHYDPSCRNVFDYSMSIKEDFRVNCKNSIYECRGICDKGYKFAPYTKYNDIVESYEECKDLPPCTKDQRKNGDHTLYSDVILNSLLSESSIKQIRDRDDRALIEKDMPGDTEEMSNERRIKDTHLFLDNKMKYMIDKQHKLIEQLQKDIQDRKNKKDGIIEDKKKEVEEKKEEKKKEEVEEKKEQVDEQENQEQNENTNLQETKTINELPIIDMKKNENT from the exons atgaattttttttctattttcataatccttaatttttttatgctCAGTTTAACTTCAAGTTTGGGAAATGGATTTTTAC ATTCTTCCATAACATTTAGTGATGATTTCTGTAAAGGAATGAACTTACATTTTCTTATTAGTGCTGAAGAAATTGATAGtaaattctttttaaacAAAATGCTACTATTAATTTTAGGAGGTACATCTTATATGAGATACAGTAAAgagaattatttttctgtttctatatatgataagaaactagtatataaaaatataaaaaaaattgaaaacATACAAGGGGCATCTTATTATGAACAACTGCAATCAGCCtttaaaaaacatataaaacATAGTGCTAGGAAAACCAATTTATATGAATCcttaaaagaatattatgaaaaatatataataggaaataaaaatataaaaaaaacaaaaaatattatcattattgtaaaaaaatttacTTCAGATGATTTATCTGAATATCATGAAGATTTAAATAGGtatattaaagaaattaGAAGTAAAGATGTtggtatatattttttttctgatGATAGTATCCATTCTAAAAACATAATACTTAATATTTCAGAAAGTGGATATAATATGGAAGTACAGTATCCCATAGCTCATTTTGTAAGTGAATCATATCGTTCTAATGATCTTTTTGGTGTTAAAAAATTCTGTTATCAATTATTACATGGTGCAACTTGTAAGAGTTATAATGAGTGGTCAGAATGGTCAGGTCCATGTGAATTTGAAAGAAGACAAAGAATAATTCCTCTTAAAATAACAAACACAGAGTCTACTAGTTTTCGTTCCCATTATGATCCTTCATGTAGGAATGTTTTTGATTATAGCATGTCAATAAAAGAAGATTTTCGTGTAAATTGTAAGAATTCTATATACGAATGTAGGGGTATATGTGACAAAGGGTATAAATTCGCGCCTTATACGAAATATAACGATATTGTAGAATCATATGAAGAATGCAAAGATTTACCTCCATGTACAAAGGATCAAAGAAAAAATGGAGATCATACTTTATACTCAGATGTTATTCtaaattctttattatcaGAATCTTCTATTAAACAAATTAGAGATCGTGATGATCGTGCACTTATCGAAAAGGATATGCCGGGTGATACAGAAGAAATGTCAAATGAACGTCGAATAAAGGATACCCACCTTTTCcttgataataaaatgaagTACATGATCGATAAACAACATAAACTCATCGAACAGTTACAAAAAGATATTCAAGAtagaaaaaacaaaaaagatGGAATAATAGAggacaaaaaaaaagaggtagaagaaaaaaaagaagaaaaaaaaaaagaagaagtAGAAGAGAAAAAAGAACAGGTAGATGAACAAGAAAATCAGGAGCAAAATGAGAATACTAATTTACAAGAGACCAAAACAATCAACGAATTACCTATAATAGATATGAAAAAGAATGAAAATACA